The following nucleotide sequence is from Myxococcus stipitatus.
ACGGGCTTGCCCTGGGCCTTGAGGTGGTCCACCGCCTTCTTGATTTCGTTCTCCGACACGAAGGCGCCGTGAACGCGCTGCAGGTGCGCGCTGGTGGGCGGCATGATGAGCATGTCGCCCATGCCGAGCAGGGCCTCCGCGCCCACCGTGCCCAGAATCGTCATGGAGTCGGGCTTGCTGCGCAGCATGAAGCTGATGCGGGTGGGGAAGTTGGCCTTGATGACGCCGGTGACGACGTCCGTGGACGGACGCTGGGTGGCGACCATCAGGTGGATGCCGGCCGCGCGGGCCATCTGCGCCAGGCGCGCCACGTACGTCTCCACCTCGCGGCTGGCGACCATCATCAGGTCCGCGAGCTCGTCGATGATGACCACGATGTAGGGCAGCTTCTTGAGCTCCTTCTTCTCCGGCTTGGACGCCTCCGCGGCCTCCAGCGGAGCGTCGGCCTCGTCGCCCTCCGGCTCGGCCTCGACCTCGGGGATGGCTTCCCCGGCGGTGTCGGAGACCAGCGCCTCGCGCATGTCCTCCATGTCGTCGCGGGGCGCGGCCACGCCCAGCCCGTCCCCACCGGACGCGGCGGCCGGCTTCTCTCCGGGCTCCACGTCCACCACGAGGACCTTCTTGGGCTTGGACTTCTTCGGCGCGGGCTCCGCGGCGAGCGCTTCCTTGCCCTCGGAGGCGGAGCTCTCCACCAGCTTGTTGTAGCCGGCGATGTTGCGCACGCCGGCCTCGGACAGCATCTGGTAGCGCCGCTCCATCTCCTCCACGGCCCAGCGCAGCGCGAGCGCCGCCTTCTTCGGGTCCGTCACCACCGGCAGCAGCAGGTGGGGGATGCCCTCGTAGACGGACAGCTCGAGCATCTTCGGGTCCACCATGATGAAGCGCACCTCCTCCGGCGTGGACTTCAGGAGGATGCTCATGATCATGGAGTTGACGGCCACCGACTTGCCGGAGCCGGTGGTGCCGGCGATGAGCAGGTGGGGGGCCTTGGCCAGGTCGAGGACGTACGGCATGCCCTCGATGTCCTTGCCCACGCACATGGTCAGCTTGCTGGGGCCCTTGAGGAACGCGTCCTGCTCGGCGATCTCCTTCAGGTAGACCGTCTCGCGGTCCTTGTTCGGGACCTCGATGCCCACCACGCCCTTGCCGGGGATGGGGGCGACGATGCGCACGCGCATGGCCTCCATCGCCATGGCCAGGTCGTCCGCGAGCGCGGCGATCTTGCTCACCTTGATGCCAGGGCCCGGGAGGAACTCGTACATCGTGACGACGGGGCCGGGGCGGATCTCCACCACCTCGCCCACGATGCCGAAGTCCGCCAGCTTGGCGCGCAGCTTCTCCGCCGTGGACAGGAACGCGTCCTTGTCCAGCTCCGAGCGCTCCTTCTTGTCGTACTCGAGCACGTCGAGCGGCGGCAGCGAGAAGCTCTTGCGGTCGCCCACGAACTCGAACTGCTCCTGGCTCTTCTTCGCCGTGGGCTTGGGCGGCGCCTTGGGCTCCACGATGAGCGGCATGCGCGCCAGCGCGGACGGCGGCGCCGGGACGATGGCGGCGGGGGCGGCGGCCGGAGCCTGGGGCGCGGCGACGGCGGCGACGGGCGGCGCGACCACCGGCTCGGCGTCCTCGGGCGGCGCGGCGGCGGCCGGCGCGGACGGACCGGTGACGATGTTCGGCGTCTTGCGGCGACCACGCGGCGGTTCGACGCCCTCGGGCACGATGGGCGTGGAGTGGGGCGCGGGCGCGAGGAAGGACGCGGCCCAGGCGGGATCCGCGCCGGGGGCCGGGCGCTTCTCCGCGCGGGCCAGCTTCTCCCCGGCCACGGAGATGGCGGGCGTGGGAGGGAGCGAATCCGACTCCTCGGCGGCGAGGGGGGCCTTCTTCTTCTCGAGCTTCTCGCGCTCGCGGGCCTCCTTGAGGGCCTGCTTCGCGGCGGCGGCCTGCTCCTTCTCCGCCTGGCGGGCGAGCCGCACGGCCTCCTCGGCCATGGCCTCGGCCTCCGCGGCCTCCGCCTCCTCGGCGGCGCGCTCGGCCTCCGCGAGCTCCTCCTCGTCCGCCTCCAGCTGGGCGAGGAAGGCGGCCTCCTCGAGCTTCTCCTGCGCGGCGCGCTCCTGGCGCGCCTTGTAGGCGACCTTCTGCGCCTCCCAGAAGGCGTGGCCGGACTCGGAGAGGCGGCGGCCCACGACGCACAGGCCCGCCCAGACCAGCGAGCACAGCTTGAAGAACGTGTACTGGGTGCCGACGATGAGCGCCGCGGCGCTGATGGCGGTGACGAGGATGACGGTGCCGACGGTGGAGAACAGCCCCTCCAGCACGCCGCCCAGGCTGGCGCCCAGCGCGCCACCGGGGGGATGGGCCCAGCCCTTGTCCCCGGCGAACATGAGCTGCGCCAGCACGGCGACGCTCGCGGTCAAGAGCGCGAGGCTGATGATCTGCGGCGCCCGCTTGCGGTCCCGGCTGCCCACGAAGAGCACCATGGCGGTGTAGACGCCCGCCACGGGGACGAGGTAGGCGCACACGCCCAGCAGGCCGCGCAGCGTCTCCGCGATGAGGTGTCCCATGGGTCCCACCGCGTTGCGGAAGCCCGGCCCGACCCGGTCGTGGGCGTCGAACGTGGCGACCGCCAGCAGCGAAATCAGGGACGCGGCGAGCAGGAACACGCCCGCGATGGCCCGACCCGAGCCGCCACCTCCGCCCACCTTCCGCTTCTTCTCGGCGAGCGCCCTGCGACGCGTCGCGATCTCCTGCCGCGACAGCAC
It contains:
- a CDS encoding FtsK/SpoIIIE family DNA translocase; translated protein: MTAKKGRAEKAVLSRQEIATRRRALAEKKRKVGGGGGSGRAIAGVFLLAASLISLLAVATFDAHDRVGPGFRNAVGPMGHLIAETLRGLLGVCAYLVPVAGVYTAMVLFVGSRDRKRAPQIISLALLTASVAVLAQLMFAGDKGWAHPPGGALGASLGGVLEGLFSTVGTVILVTAISAAALIVGTQYTFFKLCSLVWAGLCVVGRRLSESGHAFWEAQKVAYKARQERAAQEKLEEAAFLAQLEADEEELAEAERAAEEAEAAEAEAMAEEAVRLARQAEKEQAAAAKQALKEAREREKLEKKKAPLAAEESDSLPPTPAISVAGEKLARAEKRPAPGADPAWAASFLAPAPHSTPIVPEGVEPPRGRRKTPNIVTGPSAPAAAAPPEDAEPVVAPPVAAVAAPQAPAAAPAAIVPAPPSALARMPLIVEPKAPPKPTAKKSQEQFEFVGDRKSFSLPPLDVLEYDKKERSELDKDAFLSTAEKLRAKLADFGIVGEVVEIRPGPVVTMYEFLPGPGIKVSKIAALADDLAMAMEAMRVRIVAPIPGKGVVGIEVPNKDRETVYLKEIAEQDAFLKGPSKLTMCVGKDIEGMPYVLDLAKAPHLLIAGTTGSGKSVAVNSMIMSILLKSTPEEVRFIMVDPKMLELSVYEGIPHLLLPVVTDPKKAALALRWAVEEMERRYQMLSEAGVRNIAGYNKLVESSASEGKEALAAEPAPKKSKPKKVLVVDVEPGEKPAAASGGDGLGVAAPRDDMEDMREALVSDTAGEAIPEVEAEPEGDEADAPLEAAEASKPEKKELKKLPYIVVIIDELADLMMVASREVETYVARLAQMARAAGIHLMVATQRPSTDVVTGVIKANFPTRISFMLRSKPDSMTILGTVGAEALLGMGDMLIMPPTSAHLQRVHGAFVSENEIKKAVDHLKAQGKPVFDESILKPRDEDVESGGEEDELSDELYDQALAVVSEMRAVSISMLQRKMRIGYNRAARMIERMERDGVVGAADGAKPREVLIRGVGEMPGAGAM